A section of the Pleuronectes platessa chromosome 7, fPlePla1.1, whole genome shotgun sequence genome encodes:
- the LOC128444285 gene encoding spatacsin, which translates to MFELCCDYRNFSEAKVKLLDFQRTLITLRNRGPVPPGGLPLQWVESQASVLLLTMLQRCSSQYDLHRLLQLLADVDKLLKSNGPDFRKLSRLSQLLQGSDVSLSPRLLQCSSPSVQQEEFQAAVDALQARGRYTQARKVALLADLPVHHLLLSQLLQEMNSQKSKTTWRRLETRVSFWRSCQEQLKSDSTDPGSASCFFLSQAEASDSSAAADVQTELLDVQERCLLLGLAAHWLSQLSPTPIDQLESMEKKLWISRVRQHVLAVAMEQESVFNLPPPAVAPEMNKYEVLMKEFSFSNISALNTETCLCLDGLPGRSEEQEEQQEEQEQQEEEQEEQEEEQQEQDINSEERRVLASLIGQLLDDGSIHEASRVCRYFCLHHPDVWVVLRCRGLASGELSPAPKEEESEAPPRRSITPSSSFGSLSLAMTPPPEDEVAAQLQRLVDQCCHGNNYCKQVLSLYQLSKV; encoded by the exons ATGTTCGAGCTGTGTTGTGACTACAGGAACTTCTCCGAGGCCAAAGTGAAGCTGCTGGATTTCCAGAGGACGCTGATCACT CTGAGAAACCGTGGGCcggtgccccctggtggactcCCCCTGCAGTGGGTGGAGAGCCAGGCCTCGGTGCTGCTCCTCACGATGCTGCAGCGCTGCTCCTCCCAGTACGACCTCCAccgcctgctgcagctcctggccGACGTGGACAAGCTCCTCAAGTCCAACG gtccAGACTTCAGGAAGCTGTCGCGGCTCAGTCAGTTGCTGCAGGGCTCAGACGTCAGCTTGTCTCCCAGGCTGCTTCAGTGCAGTTCACCCTCTGTCCAGCAGGAGGAGTTCCAGGCTGCTGTGGACGCTCTGCAGGCCAGGGGGCGCTACACTCAGGCCAGGAAGGTGGCGCTGCTGGCCGACCTGCCCGTCCACCACCTGCTGCTCAGCCAG CTCCTTCAGGAAATGAACTCCCAGAAGTCCAAGACAACGTGGAGGAggttggagacccgggtcagttTCTGGAGGAGTTGTCAGGAGCAGCTGAAGAGCGACAGcactgatccaggatcagccTCCTGTTTCTTCTTGTCGCAGGCTGAAGCCTCAGAttcctcagcagctgcagacgTTCAGACGGAGCTGCTGGACGTCCAGGAGCGCTGCCTCCTGCTGGGCCTCGCCGCTCACTGGCTCTCCCAGCTCAGCCCGACTCCCATCGACCAGCTGGAGAGCATGGAGAAGAAGCTTTGGATCAGCCGGGTGCGGCAACACGTCCTCGCCGTGGCCATGGAGCAGGAGAGCGTCTTCAACCTGCCGCCGCCCGCCGTCGCACCGGAAATGAACAAGTATGAAGTTCTCATGAAGGAGTTCTCCTTCTCCAACATATCAGCTCTGAACACGGAGACCTGCCTCTGTCTGGACGGACTGCCGGGTCGCtccgaggagcaggaggagcagcaggaggagcaggagcagcaggaggaggagcaggaggagcaggaggaggagcagcaggagcaggacatCAACTCCGAGGAGAGGAGAGTTCTGGCTTCACTGATTGGTCAGCTATTAGATGACGGCAGTATCCATGAAGCCAGCCGAGTCTGCCGCTACTTCTGTCTGCACCACCCAGACGTGTGGGTGGTGCTGCGCTGCCGAGGGCTGGCGTCCGGAGAACTGAGCCCCGCCCcaaaggaggaggagtcagaggcGCCGCCGAGGAGGAGCATCACCCCCT CGTCATCGTTCGGCAGCCTGTCGCTCGCCATGACTCCGCCCCCTGAAGACGAGGTCGCCGCCCAGCTGCAGCGACTGGTGGATCAgtgctgccatggcaacaaCTACTGCAAACAGGTCCTGAGCCTCTACCAGCTCTCCAAGGTATAA